In Archangium violaceum, the following are encoded in one genomic region:
- a CDS encoding S8 family serine peptidase, whose protein sequence is MKESAYRLTGMRARGLSARALGLAGLVATLACGGSGNEPGSARSEGSHASSSLHKVQLGAEKAAELEKQGARVLGDYGSFKLLQVDDATLESLSAAPGVEVRDDYNRILLNAGELDTTSTRAMSLRGMKKTVAGKGLHIVHFAGPVRPEWYEALKATGVRVVTYLPNNAYLVYGDPAAMGTLERHLTASPAIQWDGEYLDEYKLSPSIQTVVTPTYAIQLVKDEETNGATLELIRSLQSRESIIREALGYVNVVAWLDRKALDEVVRRPDVVSIQPRPRPRKFDERQDMILAGQISGTGPTGPGYLAWLASKGFTQAQFTASGFGVDVSDSGLDNGTSMPNHFGLYANGDVTGTSRVVYSRLEGTANTGSTLQGCDGHGTLNTHIVAGYANQAGSPYRDSSGFSYGLGVAPFVKVGASVVFDPADFTDPDYANLQSRAYRDGMRISSNSWGADFNEYDEDAQIYDALVRDAQPTGSAEANAGNQEMVIVFAAGNAGPSASTVGSPGTAKNVITVGASENVQPFGGMDNCETPDSEANSLYDVASFSSRGPTADGRKKPDIMAPGTHVSGGVAQVAGQRAATPANPLGQALSCFDGEGVCGGLEPSNYFPEGQQWYSASSGTSHATPAVAGAAALVRQYFINQGRTPPSPAMTKAFLMSSARYMTGTGAGDSLYSNNQGTGLMDLGTAFDSTSRLLDDQNPANLFVATGETRTFTGKVLDSSKPFRVTLAWTDAPGSTAASAWKNDLDLTVTVGANTYKGNVFSGANSVTGGTADSRNNVESVFLPAGASGLFSVTVKAANINSDGVPNNSTSLDQDFALVIYNICTDAPPAPTGVTATASGDGRIDVSWSPNGATSYSIYRATRAGGPYTLAGTAAAPPFVDTGLSGGTTYSYVVRGVLCAESPNSNEASAVTTGQCTLPPGFEGLASVNNGASSTCANTLTWSAATPLCGGTLGYSVYRSTTPGFTPSAANRIATGLTGTTFSDDLNLSSGGTYYYVVRATETSTATLQETNLVQKSARPTGPVLSGVRYFDDFDTNRPANASAYWLPTAQSGNASAINLVSGCHYQSATNAYRIGAANTACGGTYPASQQLTLVLGGNGSVSGINGFAIPANAASPQMTFNVWYNVENKYDGAYLVYSTTGASGTWTPVSDAVSSTQPYISAGGYDNPLNSNTSIRVWTNQSTNANGSLKQVTVNLGALAGQTVWFGFRFYSGSIEHSEGFYVDDVRITADQVAACSTRTPPPGPAVGFKMTGLPASVAVGTQSSVTLSAVDAAGVVSSSYSGSVSLTSTDSAAVLPSTATFTGGVATVPVTFFTQGTQSLTATDPANPGMSVSASTTVTSAAATRLVFSVQPSNAVAGASFSPAVKVGLVDAYGNTVTTGSNSVTLVIGNNAGGGTLSGTATVNMTNGVATFSGLSINRVGTGYTLVASSTGLTSATSSVFNITPAAASKLVFVTQPSSTPAGSAITPAVRVAIVDTYGNATTSSANVTLALATNPASATLSGTTTVAAVSGVATFGNLSLNKLGTGFTLRASATSLTSVVSGAFDVTPGIPYRAVITRQPTSVQAGAPITPAVQVTLHDQFGNVSTQATTPVVVSLGNNPSGATLGGTTTVNAVNGVATFDSLSLGRVGSNYTLVAGASGLYSDTSVGFDVRASAPARLVFTTPPPARPGAGEAFTVKVAVLDDQGNTVTSSNASITLTLNDNPRGGVLSGTTTVAVINGVATFGDLSVNRMGSGYTLSATSDSLSAVTSAAFDVQASTAVRLSFKQGPASTTAGATLAPVEVEIRDVSGNLVSATNTISLTLQGGQGGTLGGTLEVPAVDGVATFKDLRITRAAAGYQLTAHADDMLDVTSAAFDVSPGAAAALAFSVQPGATQAGAKVGPAVRVAIVDAFGNVVTSATDSITLTLGANPGKSVLTGTTTVAAVNGVATFADLSLDRAARGYTLQASTEALSAVTSAAFDITTGAPARLVFRGAPGRLVAGASLAPIEVEVQDAQGNVLSDGSVLVSLSLGANPAAGTLLGAAPVSAVNGVARFEGLSLHKAGTGYTLVASAQGFAGATSAAFEVTPGPAASYALALPASLTAGQEVTLSATAYDAYGNVATTYSGPVKVTSSDAAAVLPANAAFTDGVLEGLKVTFLSTGLKTLTLTDAAQAHLTGAAQTNVTPFAQPTVSVTEPAGGTVVSGEVRISATGAVATGTTLSQLSILVDGVVIATGTDATLTTTWDSSKAVEGSSHTVTAVISDSAGNVASSAPVGISVKSGSCGCGATSGTDASIYLGLFVLARQVLVRRRRAKAA, encoded by the coding sequence ATGAAGGAATCGGCGTACCGGCTGACCGGTATGCGCGCTCGCGGCCTGTCCGCGAGGGCGCTCGGTCTTGCGGGGCTCGTTGCGACGTTGGCGTGTGGGGGCTCGGGGAATGAGCCAGGGTCTGCGCGGTCCGAGGGCTCCCACGCGAGCTCATCCCTGCACAAGGTGCAGCTGGGCGCGGAGAAGGCGGCCGAGCTCGAGAAGCAGGGCGCCAGGGTCCTCGGGGACTACGGTTCCTTCAAGCTGTTGCAGGTGGATGACGCCACGCTCGAGTCGCTGTCGGCGGCGCCGGGGGTGGAGGTGCGGGACGACTACAACCGCATCTTGTTGAACGCGGGGGAGCTCGACACCACGTCCACGCGGGCGATGTCCCTGCGCGGGATGAAGAAGACGGTCGCCGGCAAGGGCCTCCACATCGTGCACTTCGCCGGCCCGGTGCGGCCCGAGTGGTACGAGGCGTTGAAGGCCACCGGAGTCAGGGTGGTGACGTACCTCCCCAACAACGCCTACCTCGTGTATGGCGACCCCGCCGCGATGGGGACACTGGAGCGTCACCTCACCGCGTCCCCTGCCATCCAGTGGGATGGCGAGTACCTGGACGAGTACAAGCTGTCCCCGTCCATCCAGACGGTCGTGACGCCCACCTACGCCATCCAGCTCGTCAAGGATGAGGAGACGAACGGCGCGACGCTGGAGCTCATCCGCTCGCTGCAATCCCGCGAGTCCATCATCCGGGAAGCGCTGGGCTACGTGAACGTGGTGGCCTGGCTGGACCGGAAGGCGCTCGATGAGGTGGTGCGGCGCCCGGACGTCGTGTCCATCCAGCCGCGTCCCCGGCCGAGGAAGTTCGACGAGCGCCAGGACATGATCCTCGCCGGGCAGATCTCCGGGACGGGTCCGACGGGACCGGGCTATCTGGCGTGGTTGGCCTCCAAGGGGTTCACCCAGGCGCAGTTCACCGCGTCCGGCTTCGGCGTGGACGTGAGCGACAGCGGACTCGACAACGGCACGTCGATGCCCAACCACTTCGGCCTGTACGCCAACGGGGACGTCACCGGCACCAGCCGCGTCGTCTACAGCCGCCTGGAGGGAACGGCGAACACCGGGAGCACCCTCCAGGGTTGCGACGGCCATGGCACTCTGAACACGCACATCGTCGCGGGCTACGCCAATCAGGCCGGGTCGCCCTACAGGGACTCGAGCGGCTTCTCCTACGGCCTGGGCGTGGCGCCCTTCGTGAAGGTGGGCGCGTCGGTGGTGTTCGATCCGGCGGATTTCACCGACCCCGACTACGCGAACCTGCAGTCGCGCGCGTACCGCGATGGCATGCGCATCAGCTCCAACAGCTGGGGCGCCGATTTCAACGAGTACGACGAGGATGCGCAGATCTACGACGCGCTGGTGCGCGATGCGCAGCCCACGGGCTCGGCGGAGGCCAACGCGGGCAACCAGGAGATGGTCATCGTCTTCGCGGCGGGTAACGCGGGCCCGAGCGCCAGCACGGTGGGCTCTCCGGGAACGGCGAAGAACGTCATCACCGTGGGGGCCTCGGAGAACGTGCAGCCCTTCGGCGGCATGGACAACTGCGAGACCCCGGATTCCGAGGCGAACAGCCTGTACGACGTGGCGTCCTTCTCCAGCCGCGGTCCCACCGCGGACGGCCGGAAGAAGCCGGACATCATGGCGCCCGGCACGCACGTCTCGGGTGGTGTGGCCCAGGTGGCGGGCCAGCGCGCCGCCACGCCGGCCAACCCCCTGGGCCAGGCGCTCTCCTGCTTCGACGGCGAGGGCGTGTGCGGCGGTCTCGAGCCCAGCAACTACTTCCCGGAGGGCCAGCAGTGGTACTCGGCCTCCTCGGGGACCAGCCACGCCACTCCCGCGGTGGCGGGGGCGGCGGCGCTGGTCCGCCAGTACTTCATCAACCAGGGCCGCACTCCGCCCAGCCCGGCGATGACGAAGGCCTTCCTGATGAGCTCGGCCCGCTACATGACGGGCACGGGGGCCGGCGACTCGCTCTACTCCAACAACCAGGGCACGGGCCTGATGGATCTCGGCACGGCGTTCGACAGCACCTCGCGCCTGCTGGATGACCAGAACCCGGCCAACCTCTTCGTCGCCACGGGCGAGACCCGGACCTTCACGGGCAAGGTGTTGGATTCGAGCAAGCCCTTCCGCGTGACGCTCGCGTGGACGGACGCGCCGGGCTCCACCGCCGCCAGCGCCTGGAAGAACGATCTGGACCTCACCGTGACGGTGGGCGCCAACACGTACAAGGGCAACGTCTTCTCGGGCGCCAACTCCGTGACCGGAGGCACCGCGGACAGCCGGAACAACGTGGAGAGCGTCTTCCTGCCGGCGGGCGCCAGCGGCCTCTTCTCCGTGACGGTGAAGGCGGCCAACATCAACTCGGACGGCGTGCCGAACAATTCCACGTCGTTGGATCAGGACTTCGCGCTCGTCATCTACAACATCTGCACGGACGCTCCCCCGGCGCCCACCGGCGTGACGGCCACCGCGAGTGGCGATGGCCGCATCGACGTCAGCTGGAGCCCCAATGGCGCGACCTCGTACAGCATCTACCGTGCCACCCGGGCCGGTGGTCCGTACACCCTGGCGGGCACCGCGGCGGCGCCGCCGTTCGTGGACACCGGCCTGTCGGGTGGCACGACCTACTCCTACGTGGTGCGCGGGGTCCTGTGCGCGGAGTCTCCCAACTCCAACGAGGCCTCGGCGGTGACCACGGGCCAGTGCACGCTGCCGCCCGGCTTCGAGGGGCTCGCCTCCGTCAACAATGGCGCCTCCAGCACCTGCGCCAACACCCTGACCTGGTCAGCGGCCACGCCCCTGTGCGGTGGCACACTCGGCTACTCGGTGTACCGGAGCACCACGCCGGGTTTCACCCCCTCGGCGGCCAACCGGATCGCCACCGGGCTGACTGGCACCACGTTCTCGGATGACCTGAACCTGTCGTCCGGCGGCACGTACTACTACGTGGTCCGCGCCACCGAGACGAGCACGGCCACCCTCCAGGAGACGAACCTGGTCCAGAAGTCGGCCAGGCCCACCGGCCCGGTCTTGTCGGGTGTCCGCTACTTCGATGACTTCGACACCAACAGGCCGGCCAATGCGTCCGCGTACTGGCTCCCGACGGCGCAGTCCGGCAACGCGAGCGCCATCAATCTCGTCTCCGGCTGCCACTACCAGTCGGCCACGAACGCGTACCGGATCGGCGCGGCCAATACGGCGTGTGGTGGCACCTACCCCGCCAGCCAACAGCTCACGCTGGTGCTGGGAGGCAACGGCTCGGTGTCCGGCATCAATGGTTTCGCCATCCCGGCCAATGCGGCCAGTCCCCAGATGACGTTCAACGTCTGGTACAACGTCGAGAACAAGTACGACGGCGCCTACCTCGTCTACAGCACCACGGGCGCGAGCGGGACCTGGACCCCGGTGTCCGACGCGGTGTCCTCGACGCAGCCGTACATCTCGGCGGGTGGCTACGACAATCCGCTCAACAGCAACACGAGCATCCGCGTCTGGACCAACCAGAGCACCAACGCCAATGGCTCGCTCAAGCAGGTCACCGTCAACCTGGGGGCGCTGGCGGGCCAGACGGTGTGGTTCGGGTTCCGCTTCTACAGCGGGTCGATCGAGCACTCCGAAGGCTTCTACGTGGATGACGTCCGCATCACGGCGGATCAGGTGGCCGCCTGCTCCACCCGGACGCCGCCGCCGGGACCCGCGGTCGGCTTCAAGATGACCGGGCTTCCTGCCTCCGTGGCGGTGGGCACGCAGTCCTCCGTCACCCTCTCCGCGGTGGACGCGGCGGGCGTGGTGAGCTCCAGCTACAGCGGGAGTGTGTCCCTCACCAGCACGGACTCCGCGGCGGTGCTGCCGTCCACCGCGACCTTCACCGGAGGCGTGGCGACCGTGCCCGTCACCTTCTTCACCCAGGGCACGCAGTCCCTCACCGCGACGGACCCGGCGAACCCGGGCATGAGCGTCAGTGCCAGCACCACCGTCACCTCCGCCGCCGCGACCCGGCTGGTCTTCTCAGTCCAGCCCTCCAACGCGGTGGCCGGTGCCTCCTTCTCCCCGGCGGTGAAGGTCGGCCTGGTGGATGCCTACGGCAACACGGTGACGACGGGCTCCAACAGCGTCACCCTCGTCATCGGCAACAACGCGGGCGGTGGCACGCTGTCCGGCACCGCGACGGTGAACATGACCAACGGTGTCGCCACCTTCAGCGGCCTGTCCATCAACAGGGTGGGTACCGGCTACACGCTGGTGGCCTCCTCCACCGGCCTCACCAGCGCCACCAGCTCGGTCTTCAACATCACCCCGGCCGCGGCGTCGAAGCTGGTTTTCGTGACCCAGCCCTCCAGCACCCCGGCGGGCTCGGCCATCACCCCGGCGGTGCGGGTGGCCATCGTGGACACGTATGGCAACGCGACCACCTCCTCGGCCAACGTCACCCTCGCGCTGGCCACCAATCCGGCGAGCGCCACGCTCAGTGGCACCACCACCGTGGCGGCCGTCAGTGGCGTGGCCACCTTCGGCAACCTGTCCCTCAACAAGCTGGGGACCGGGTTCACGCTGAGGGCCTCCGCGACGTCGCTCACCAGCGTGGTCAGCGGCGCGTTCGACGTGACGCCGGGCATTCCGTACCGGGCGGTCATCACCCGGCAGCCCACCAGTGTGCAGGCTGGCGCTCCCATCACCCCGGCCGTCCAGGTCACCCTCCATGACCAGTTCGGCAACGTGTCGACGCAGGCCACCACCCCGGTGGTGGTGTCGCTGGGCAACAACCCGAGCGGCGCCACCCTGGGCGGCACCACCACCGTCAACGCGGTGAATGGCGTGGCCACCTTCGATTCCCTGTCGCTGGGACGCGTGGGCTCCAACTACACCCTGGTGGCCGGTGCGAGCGGTCTCTACTCGGACACCAGCGTCGGCTTCGACGTGCGCGCGAGTGCTCCGGCCCGGCTCGTCTTCACCACTCCTCCTCCGGCCCGCCCGGGCGCGGGCGAGGCCTTCACGGTGAAGGTGGCGGTGTTGGATGACCAGGGCAACACGGTGACGTCGTCCAACGCGAGCATCACCCTGACCCTGAACGACAACCCCCGAGGCGGTGTGTTGAGTGGCACCACGACGGTGGCGGTGATCAACGGCGTGGCCACCTTCGGAGACCTGTCCGTCAACCGCATGGGCTCCGGTTACACGCTGAGCGCCACCTCGGACTCGCTGTCTGCCGTGACCAGCGCGGCGTTCGACGTCCAGGCCAGCACCGCGGTCCGGCTCTCCTTCAAGCAGGGCCCCGCTTCCACCACGGCGGGCGCCACGCTGGCTCCGGTCGAGGTGGAGATCCGTGACGTTTCCGGCAACCTGGTGTCGGCGACGAACACCATCTCCCTGACGTTGCAGGGAGGGCAGGGGGGCACGCTGGGTGGCACCCTCGAGGTGCCGGCGGTCGACGGCGTGGCGACGTTCAAGGATCTGCGCATCACCCGCGCGGCGGCGGGCTACCAGCTGACGGCGCACGCGGACGACATGCTGGATGTCACCAGCGCGGCGTTCGATGTGTCTCCGGGTGCGGCGGCGGCGCTGGCCTTCTCGGTCCAGCCCGGAGCCACCCAGGCCGGCGCGAAGGTCGGTCCGGCGGTCCGCGTGGCCATCGTGGATGCCTTCGGCAACGTCGTCACCAGCGCCACCGACTCCATCACCCTCACCCTGGGCGCCAACCCGGGGAAGAGTGTGCTGACGGGCACCACCACGGTGGCCGCGGTCAACGGTGTGGCCACCTTCGCGGATCTGTCGCTCGACCGCGCCGCCCGGGGCTACACGCTCCAGGCGAGCACGGAGGCGCTGTCCGCGGTGACGAGCGCGGCGTTCGACATCACCACCGGCGCTCCGGCGCGGCTGGTCTTCCGCGGCGCTCCGGGCCGGCTCGTGGCGGGCGCCTCGCTCGCTCCGATCGAGGTGGAGGTGCAGGACGCGCAAGGCAACGTGCTCTCCGACGGCTCGGTCCTGGTGTCGCTGAGCCTGGGCGCGAACCCGGCGGCCGGGACGCTGCTCGGCGCGGCTCCGGTGTCCGCGGTCAATGGCGTTGCCCGGTTCGAGGGGCTCTCCCTTCACAAGGCGGGCACCGGCTACACGCTGGTGGCGAGCGCCCAGGGCTTCGCGGGCGCGACGAGCGCGGCGTTCGAGGTGACGCCGGGCCCGGCGGCCAGCTACGCGCTGGCACTCCCCGCGAGCCTCACCGCGGGCCAGGAAGTCACCCTGTCCGCCACGGCGTATGACGCCTACGGCAACGTGGCCACCACCTACTCCGGCCCGGTCAAGGTGACGAGCTCGGATGCGGCGGCGGTCCTCCCGGCCAACGCGGCCTTCACGGACGGCGTGCTCGAGGGCCTGAAGGTGACGTTCCTGTCGACGGGCCTGAAGACGCTCACCCTGACGGATGCCGCGCAGGCCCACCTGACCGGCGCGGCGCAGACCAACGTCACGCCGTTCGCTCAGCCCACGGTGTCGGTAACGGAGCCGGCGGGCGGCACGGTGGTGTCCGGCGAGGTGCGGATCTCCGCCACGGGCGCGGTGGCCACTGGCACCACGCTGAGCCAGCTCTCCATCCTGGTCGATGGCGTGGTGATCGCCACCGGCACGGACGCGACGCTGACCACGACGTGGGACAGCTCCAAGGCGGTGGAGGGGTCGTCGCACACCGTGACGGCCGTCATCTCCGACAGCGCTGGCAACGTGGCGAGCTCCGCCCCGGTGGGCATCAGCGTGAAGAGTGGGAGCTGCGGCTGCGGCGCCACCTCGGGCACGGATGCGAGCATCTACCTGGGGCTGTTCGTGCTGGCCCGGCAGGTGCTCGTCCGGCGGCGCCGGGCGAAGGCGGCCTGA
- a CDS encoding kelch repeat-containing protein, which produces MKTRTRGWKWGRTSVPGALKGSAVVALAALSACSEVRNDEQSGQTPQSVAAINGVAADQSPTPIATPEPTVDGTAPVPSEPAAPVVPSAPVVPSAPAAASLQVAQQWAWTGSETLSAYKQVMMQPVVVDVNRDGSPDIVFTAFDGDFYNAKARAGENANVNGVLRAISGKTGAELWAVANAEYRVKPAASIAAGDIDGDGAVEICGIPENGRGIICFENDGAFKFRSAPDAYDYNEWGGPSLADLDGDGKVEILDGNRVYTNTGALKWVGSQGMDGALYTGPVSFAADIDQDGKQEVINGRSVYRFDGSLKCTNTQILGGFSGVANFDADAAGEIVVAGHGQVSLLDDDCTLLWTRDVHYTDPGQSFPTNRGHGGAPNIADFDGDGQLEIGLAGDWNYTVYGTDGAVKWTIPIQEYSSGKTTSTTFDFEGDGRTEVIYADELRVRILDGVTGGLRWETTHSSGTTHEFPIVADVDGDGAAEIVVAENNHAAPGFNGIRVFGDPQDGWVGTRRIWNQHAYAVTNVNDDGTIPARPATNWLTPGLNNFRSNAPGTRAGVCQVKGTWKATGSLALGRIHHTTTLLKGGLQVLTAGGFNTTSELYDVATGTWKRTGDTLATHRYHTMTLLQDGRVLIAGGGACAISGASSELYYPDLGRWKTTGSLVVFRSHHTATLLPNGKVLVTGGESASGVALSSVELYDPATGTWSLAGNMGGARRDHTATLLPNGRVLVAGGGDDASELLTSAELYDPESGTWTPVGALGTPRRFHSATLLPNGKVLAAGGGSWDIASGSSAELYDPATGRWTATGSMVTPRRFHTATLLSNGKLLAVGGYHQATGILTAAEFYDPATGTWCSAGSLNVDRYGHTATLLPNGQVLATAGVSNTDQSSAELFSLGGGAK; this is translated from the coding sequence ATGAAGACGAGAACAAGAGGCTGGAAGTGGGGACGCACGAGCGTTCCAGGTGCCTTGAAGGGCTCGGCGGTGGTTGCGCTGGCCGCGCTGTCTGCCTGCAGTGAGGTGCGCAACGACGAGCAGTCGGGGCAGACGCCGCAGTCCGTGGCGGCGATCAACGGCGTCGCGGCCGATCAGAGCCCGACGCCCATCGCCACCCCTGAGCCCACCGTGGACGGCACGGCCCCTGTCCCCAGCGAGCCCGCCGCGCCAGTGGTCCCCAGCGCGCCAGTGGTCCCCAGCGCGCCCGCCGCCGCCAGCCTTCAGGTGGCGCAGCAGTGGGCGTGGACGGGCAGCGAGACGCTGTCCGCGTACAAGCAGGTGATGATGCAGCCGGTGGTGGTGGACGTGAACCGGGACGGCAGCCCCGACATCGTCTTCACCGCCTTCGACGGCGACTTCTACAACGCGAAGGCCCGGGCGGGAGAGAACGCCAACGTCAATGGCGTGCTCCGGGCCATCAGCGGCAAGACCGGGGCCGAGCTGTGGGCCGTGGCGAACGCGGAGTACCGGGTGAAGCCGGCCGCCAGCATCGCCGCCGGTGACATCGACGGCGACGGCGCGGTGGAGATCTGCGGCATTCCGGAGAACGGCCGCGGCATCATCTGCTTCGAGAACGATGGCGCCTTCAAGTTCCGCTCTGCCCCGGATGCGTACGACTACAACGAGTGGGGCGGCCCCTCTCTGGCGGACCTGGACGGCGATGGCAAGGTGGAGATCCTCGACGGCAACCGCGTCTACACCAACACCGGCGCGCTGAAGTGGGTGGGCTCGCAGGGCATGGATGGCGCCCTGTACACCGGCCCCGTCTCCTTCGCGGCGGACATCGACCAGGACGGCAAGCAGGAGGTCATCAATGGCCGCTCCGTCTACCGGTTCGATGGCTCGCTCAAGTGCACCAACACGCAGATCCTGGGCGGCTTCTCCGGCGTGGCCAACTTCGACGCCGACGCGGCCGGTGAGATCGTCGTGGCGGGCCATGGCCAGGTGAGCCTGCTCGACGACGACTGCACGCTCCTGTGGACCCGGGACGTCCACTACACGGATCCCGGCCAGTCCTTCCCCACCAACCGTGGCCACGGTGGCGCGCCCAACATCGCGGACTTCGATGGTGACGGGCAGCTGGAGATCGGCCTGGCGGGCGACTGGAACTACACCGTCTACGGCACCGATGGCGCCGTGAAGTGGACCATCCCCATCCAGGAGTACAGCTCGGGCAAGACCACCTCCACCACCTTCGACTTCGAGGGCGATGGCAGGACCGAGGTCATCTACGCCGACGAGCTCCGCGTGCGCATCCTCGACGGTGTGACGGGTGGGCTGCGTTGGGAGACGACGCACAGCTCCGGCACCACGCACGAGTTCCCCATCGTCGCGGACGTGGATGGCGACGGCGCCGCGGAGATCGTCGTGGCGGAGAACAACCATGCGGCGCCGGGCTTCAACGGCATCCGCGTGTTCGGCGATCCGCAGGATGGCTGGGTGGGCACGCGCCGTATCTGGAACCAGCACGCGTACGCGGTGACGAACGTCAACGACGACGGCACCATCCCCGCCCGCCCGGCGACCAACTGGCTCACCCCGGGCCTCAACAACTTCCGCTCCAACGCCCCGGGCACGCGCGCGGGCGTCTGCCAGGTGAAGGGGACGTGGAAGGCCACGGGCAGCCTCGCGCTGGGGCGGATCCATCACACGACCACGCTGCTCAAGGGCGGCCTCCAGGTGCTGACGGCGGGCGGCTTCAACACCACCTCCGAGCTGTATGACGTTGCCACCGGAACCTGGAAGCGCACCGGCGACACGCTGGCCACGCACCGCTACCACACGATGACGCTGCTGCAGGATGGGCGGGTGCTGATCGCCGGCGGCGGGGCGTGCGCCATCAGCGGCGCCTCCTCCGAGCTGTACTACCCGGACCTCGGCCGCTGGAAGACCACTGGCAGCCTGGTGGTGTTCCGCTCGCATCACACGGCCACGCTGCTGCCCAATGGCAAGGTGCTGGTGACGGGTGGCGAGAGCGCCTCCGGCGTCGCGCTGTCCTCGGTGGAGCTGTACGACCCGGCCACGGGCACCTGGTCGCTCGCCGGCAACATGGGCGGGGCCCGTCGTGACCACACGGCCACGCTGCTGCCCAATGGCAGGGTGCTGGTGGCGGGCGGCGGCGATGACGCGAGCGAGCTGCTGACCTCCGCGGAGCTGTACGATCCCGAGAGCGGCACCTGGACGCCGGTGGGCGCCCTGGGCACGCCGCGCCGCTTCCACTCGGCCACGCTGCTGCCCAACGGCAAGGTGCTGGCGGCGGGTGGTGGCAGCTGGGACATCGCCAGCGGCTCCTCGGCCGAGCTGTATGACCCGGCCACGGGCCGCTGGACGGCCACGGGCAGCATGGTCACCCCGCGCCGCTTCCACACGGCCACGCTGCTGTCCAATGGCAAGCTGCTGGCGGTGGGCGGCTACCACCAGGCCACCGGCATCCTGACCGCGGCGGAGTTCTACGATCCGGCGACCGGCACTTGGTGCTCGGCGGGCAGCCTGAACGTGGACCGCTACGGCCACACGGCCACGCTGCTGCCCAACGGCCAGGTGCTGGCGACCGCGGGCGTCAGCAACACCGATCAGTCCTCCGCCGAGCTGTTCAGCCTCGGCGGCGGCGCGAAGTAG